The following are encoded in a window of Scleropages formosus chromosome 7, fSclFor1.1, whole genome shotgun sequence genomic DNA:
- the pdf gene encoding peptide deformylase, mitochondrial isoform X2 translates to MKRALLASSLLPLVMRGFQTKSFLTLNSFSLVPAAFSVSRQHSSDTKVRSYLHYLKRKIRPPSSPPYSHVCQVGDPVLRGRAEAVDPGAVQGPEVQKVIGTLVKVMRRLECVGLSAPQIGVPLRILVLEFPEKALQDVSPAARDARGLTPVELHVFVNPQLRVLDARTASFMEACESIAGFSACVARHISVEVSGLNEKAEPVTWQVSGWPARILQHEMDHLDGVLYIDRMDSRTFTNIHWAEYND, encoded by the exons ATGAAGAGAGCTCTCTTGGCTTCCAGCTTGCTGCCCCTGGTCATGAGAGGCTTCCAGACAAAATCCTTCCTCACCCTCAACTCTTTCTCGCTAGTTCCTGCTGCCTTCTCAGTCTCCCGACAGCACTCCTCTGACACCAAGGTGCGCTCCTACCTGCATTATCTGAAGCGGAAGATTAGGCCCCCATCATCCCCACCCTACAGCCACGTGTGCCAGGTAGGGGATCCGGTGCTGCGTGGGCGGGCCGAAGCGGTAGACCCTGGAGCGGTGCAGGGGCCCGAGGTGCAGAAGGTGATTGGGACACTAGTGAAGGTGATGCGGCGGCTGGAGTGTGTGGGCTTAAGTGCACCGCAGATTGGTGTCCCACTTCGCATCCTGGTCCTGGAGTTCCCAGAGAAAGCCCTGCAGGATGTGTCCCCCGCTGCCCGAGATGCCCGTGGCTTGACGCCTGTGGAGCTCCATGTGTTTGTCAATCCACAGCTGCGTGTCCTTGATGCCAGGACGGCCTCCTTCATGGAGGCTTGTGAGAGCATCGCTGGGTTCTCTGCCTGCGTAGCGCGGCATATCTCCGTGGAAGTATCAG GACTGAACGAGAAAGCCGAGCCAGTTACCTGGCAGGTGAGTGGCTGGCCAGCCCGCATCTTGCAGCATGAGATGGATCACCTGGATGGTGTCCTGTACATTGATCGCATGGACAGCCGTACCTTCACCAACATACACTGGGCAGAGTACAATGATTGA
- the pdf gene encoding peptide deformylase, mitochondrial isoform X1: MGCKISERNTVATRVTVGPGPHFAMKRALLASSLLPLVMRGFQTKSFLTLNSFSLVPAAFSVSRQHSSDTKVRSYLHYLKRKIRPPSSPPYSHVCQVGDPVLRGRAEAVDPGAVQGPEVQKVIGTLVKVMRRLECVGLSAPQIGVPLRILVLEFPEKALQDVSPAARDARGLTPVELHVFVNPQLRVLDARTASFMEACESIAGFSACVARHISVEVSGLNEKAEPVTWQVSGWPARILQHEMDHLDGVLYIDRMDSRTFTNIHWAEYND, encoded by the exons ATGGGGTGTAAGATTTCGGAACGCAATACTGTAGCGACCCGCGTTACC gtggGACCAGGACCACACTTCGCCATGAAGAGAGCTCTCTTGGCTTCCAGCTTGCTGCCCCTGGTCATGAGAGGCTTCCAGACAAAATCCTTCCTCACCCTCAACTCTTTCTCGCTAGTTCCTGCTGCCTTCTCAGTCTCCCGACAGCACTCCTCTGACACCAAGGTGCGCTCCTACCTGCATTATCTGAAGCGGAAGATTAGGCCCCCATCATCCCCACCCTACAGCCACGTGTGCCAGGTAGGGGATCCGGTGCTGCGTGGGCGGGCCGAAGCGGTAGACCCTGGAGCGGTGCAGGGGCCCGAGGTGCAGAAGGTGATTGGGACACTAGTGAAGGTGATGCGGCGGCTGGAGTGTGTGGGCTTAAGTGCACCGCAGATTGGTGTCCCACTTCGCATCCTGGTCCTGGAGTTCCCAGAGAAAGCCCTGCAGGATGTGTCCCCCGCTGCCCGAGATGCCCGTGGCTTGACGCCTGTGGAGCTCCATGTGTTTGTCAATCCACAGCTGCGTGTCCTTGATGCCAGGACGGCCTCCTTCATGGAGGCTTGTGAGAGCATCGCTGGGTTCTCTGCCTGCGTAGCGCGGCATATCTCCGTGGAAGTATCAG GACTGAACGAGAAAGCCGAGCCAGTTACCTGGCAGGTGAGTGGCTGGCCAGCCCGCATCTTGCAGCATGAGATGGATCACCTGGATGGTGTCCTGTACATTGATCGCATGGACAGCCGTACCTTCACCAACATACACTGGGCAGAGTACAATGATTGA
- the tat gene encoding tyrosine aminotransferase: MESKSYMVQMNGNGVHSNSVHSFNINGDIYSAKMKIHKKRWNIRASEMSKNTLNPIRAIVDGMKLSPNPDKAMIALSIGDPTVFGNLPTDEKVLQAMKDAMDSHKYNGYAPSVGYQKSREAVANFYCSPEAPLEADDVILTSGCSQAIELAISVLCNPGNNILVPCPGFSLYKTLAVSLGIEIKHYNLLPEKSWEIDLQNLESLIDEKTACLVVNNPSNPCGSVYSKEHLQDILAVASRHCIPILADEIYGDMVFPEHTFYSMAPLTNDVPILSCGGLAKRWLVPGWRMGWILIHDRNQAFGQEIREGLVKLSQRILGACTIVQGALEAILNSTPQEFYQDTIGFLKSNSEICFSALSSIPGLNPVRPSGAMYLMVGIEMENFPEFENDVDFTEHLVTEQSVFCLPATAFEYPNYFRIVVTVPEDMMVEACSRIREFCQLHYRPCNQESNDLDQ, encoded by the exons ATGGAGAGCAAATCCTACATGGTCCAGATGAACGGGAATGGTGTCCACAGTAACAGTGTGCATTCTTTCAACATAAATGGCGATATTTATTCTGCCAAGATGAAGATTCATAAGAAGCGATGGAATATCAGAGCTTCTGAGATGTCCAAGAATACTCTGAACCCCATCCGTGCCATTGTGGACGGCATGAAGCTTTCACCTAACCCTGACAAGGCTATGATTGCTCTGTCTATTG GTGATCCTACTGTGTTTGGAAACCTGCCCACAGATGAGAAGGTTCTGCAAGCCATGAAAGATGCCATGGACTCACACAAATACAATGGATATGCTCCTTCTGTTG GTTATCAAAAAAGCAGAGAGGCTGTGGCGAACTTCTACTGCAGTCCTGAAGCTCCTCTGGAAGCTGAT GATGTGATTCTTACCAGTGGCTGCAGCCAGGCCATTGAGCTGGCCATCAGTGTGCTGTGCAACCCAGGAAACAACAttctggtgccctgtcctggatTTTCGCTGTACAAGACACTTGCTGTGTCTCTTGGTATTGAAATCAAGCACTACAATCTTCTG CCAGAGAAATCTTGGGAGATTGATCTGCAAAATCTGGAGAGTCTGATTGACGAAAAGACTGCCTGCCTAGTCGTAAACAACCCTTCGAACCCTTGTGGCTCTGTCTACAGCAAAGAACACCTGCAAGATATCCTCGCAG TGGCCTCCAGACACTGCATCCCCATTTTGGCAGATGAGATCTATGGAGACATG GTGTTCCCTGAGCACACCTTCTACTCCATGGCCCCTCTGACCAACGATGTGCCCATTCTGTCATGCGGTGGCCTGGCCAAGCGATGGCTGGTTCCTGGCTGGAGGATGGGCTGGATTCTCATACATGACCGAAACCAGGCTTTTGGACAGGAG ATTAGGGAAGGGTTAGTGAAGCTGAGTCAGAGGATTCTGGGTGCCTGTACCATCGTCCAAGGAGCCCTAGAGGCTATTTTAAACAGCACGCCTCAAGAGTTCTACCAGGACACCATTGGCTTTCTGAAG TCGAACTCTGAAatctgtttctctgcactgtccTCCATTCCTGGGCTCAATCCTGTCAGGCCCTCAGGAGCCATGTACCTGATG GTGGGCATCGAGATGGAGAACTTCCCTGAGTTTGAGAATGATGTGGACTTCACAGAACATCTGGTGACTGAACAGTCTGTCTTCTGCCTACCAGCCACG GCTTTTGAGTACCCCAATTATTTCCGGATTGTTGTGACGGTACCAGAGGACATGATGGTGGAGGCTTGCAGTCGAATAAGAGAATTCTGCCAACTGCACTACCGGCCTTGTAATCAAGAGAGCAATGATCTGGATCAATGA